GCTTTCAGAAAGCTTTCCACCTTGGAGAACACTTTGAATCCTGGCAAAGTTGTTTCTTGACAGTGGGCTGTAAGTTAGCAGAAAAGGATGCAGGTTCAAAGCAGATTAGCTATATCTTCATGTTATCCTCAACAGGCTGCTTTCTGTTATAGAGGTTAACAATCTCTGGGTGAAATTAATCTTTCTTAAATTAAGACTAAAAATCGAGACTCAGGGGTAGTTTAAATTTAATCCAGCATACGATGAACAATGTCgaaatttgaattaaaaaataacaaacacttAAGGTCCTAAGTCTCTACCTAGACCACTAAATAAAAAGACTAAATACATAAAGATAAAACCTGCATTCAGTTTTGATGACTAACAAGAGTGACATCAATCATATTTACCAGGTTTCATCGCCACCCAAGACCGCAGAAATGAGCtggtttgcagacagagttGGTGCTGCAGAACTGGAAGAGGCCAAGCCTTGGAAAGCTACACTGCGTGCTCCGGAATTTAGTTTTTGAACTGAAGTTACTTTTGCATTGCAGATTACACCCAACGCTTCAAGTGCTACCTCTCTGTCAATCATCTTGAATTGGTGTCTTTAAGCTGCAGCTGCTCACTTCTTCCTACAAATGCTCTGGCCTATGTGAAAACAGAGCTCATATTTATAACACCTACTGAGTGATGACgccatttgctttaaaaaagaaaaaaagcaggacATAATATTTTCCTCGTGAGACTAACGTCACTTCTCAGGAAGCCTAACGGACAAAGCTCGTGTCGTAACTCGAAGCCAAACCGTGAGAAGCCTCAATGTTGCATCAGGCCGCCATCAGTTAGGCTTTAACTGACAAAGGTGTGTCGTAACAGTTGGCATCCTTATCACTCATCATCCTTTGTCCATTATATCCACTTTGCCTCTCCCTCACATGAGCAATCTTGTCACATtctggcgagggcagactgtatgaattgacgagaaggacccaaaatgcagacacaaAGAACGTGGAAGAAAACTTGAATattaacaaaaagcgagccgttAAATAAGGCTGGTAAAAAAGGTACAAAGAAAGGGCAAACTGAAGTAAACTAACatcaacctaaactgggagaactaaataaACAACAAGAAGAACCTAGACATGAACCATGCCATGGAAAACGTGGCATGAACAACAAACAACTTGACAAggaatgaacagaaacacacagactaaatacacacaagggtgattaggggaagtgggaacacacggggaaagAGCGGACACTGGTCTGAcataacgagacaaaggaagcaaagctgACTATACTGACAtaggacacagaccttcaaaatcctgctccttcCATCTAAAATCTCTGTTTGTAACCGATTTAAAGAACTGCAGCACAAAATTTTGCACAATGTGTAGATTTCTCCGTATATTTATAGTAAGTATAATATGGGAACATCTCCAAACTGTCTCAAGTGTAAGGTCAGAGTGGGCACTAGATTCCACTGCTTGTGGGAATGTGCTATTATCCAGTCACTTTGGAAAGAGGTCTGTGCCAATGTTAGTACAGCCATTGGTCATCAGGTGACAGAAACCCATTAATGTGTATATTGGGATATATTCCTGTCTCACTGGTACAACATGAGCATGTAATTCAGTCACTGTTAATGTTGGCCAGGAAAACCATTGTGTTGAGATGGGTGGGGGCTGAGCCTCCCTCCATTCCTCTATGGAAGTCGCTCGTCATTGAAGTTATGACTCTGATCAGGCTGGGACATTATGTTGATGGGAGCTCCCGAATTTTTGTGGACAAATGGAAGAAACCACTGGAAGCACTGGGTGTAACCTGTAAACTGGATCCTAGTGAACAACAATTATGGACATAATGTTGTAATATTCTAGTGCTGTGTAGTGTTATTATTTTGGATGTGAACCAGTCTTATATTTGTTGgggaaaaaagttaaataaaagtaaaaaaaaaaaaaaaaaaaaccataaacatcaaaataaactaaaactcaaaacgctgtATCAACAGACCCAGGAACGTGACAAATCTACTACTAGACATGAACAACTCCAAGCTGTAAAAAGTATGAAGGCCAAACCTTTGTAAATATATGCAACCGTGAATCATATCAAGTAATTTTAAGCCAGAAATAACTTGACTATAACAAATTAAAAGCAGCCATCAGTTTGTAACAAAGTGGCTTTTAGATATCCTGGGTAAAACTTTTCATTGAAATCAAAAGAGGGCAAcagaaattaaaacaaatataaatttaCAGTTCTATAAACATACTTTAAGgaaccaaaaataacaaaatttaTTAGAACGTGGCTACAATTATGCAGTGCAATAAAAATTCTTGCAAGACTTGGCCCAACTCTGTGTACTGCATGTGTACAGTAGGCAGCCAGCTTATAAACAGCTAtaaaatgcttttcttttttcagtttagTCCTTTAGCAATCACCACAACAggtcatctgcctccatctgacCCCTATacctgtcacaccaaccccctTCATGTCCTCATTCTCTACATTCTAAATCTTTTCTGGGTTTGtcctcttttcttcctgcctagcagctccatcttcatcatcctttgtccaatatatccactCTGCCTCTCCCTCGCATGAGCAACCTaccattttgatgttttaatcTTTAAATGTCAGCTGGACatttaaacatgctgctgttgttagaCGGCACCATAAATTCTACTAACAGAAAAGACTCTTATTCTGTTaatgcacagcagcagcagcctgttgATTCAAAGGTTTTATTTAGACATCGGCTgcgttttcactcattttcaatcCGGTCCTTGTACCTGCCCTTTTTCACAGGAATGCTGTGTTCGTTAacccacttaacactgacctgtgaatcattcaagcacaaGAAGGCTCCTAACTGAAGAGGTAAAGCTGTGTTGCATCCATAATAGACAACTTAACAAAGAAGCAATTTTCAGTGATTTCTCCGAACACTTTACCAGCAGAAAAAACATCATTTGTCCTCATTCTTATAgttcaatctaaaaaaatcttAAAGATCTACATTTCTGCACATAGAGAGAAGGGTTTCACTTCCTAACTTTAAGTGGTATTACTGGACCATTGACATAAAGcacattaaaatgtgtattaACAAACTACACAAGTCATAAATGACTTCAAACATAGTTTATCTGAGCACTGAAGTGTAATATATATGGAATAAATGTGAAACTcttttataaaaagaaagacTTTCACAAGCTTGATAAATGTAGTGGCTGTCTTTCAAGgtcaaaattaaaatgaagagagCAAAACTGGTGCCAAGAACTATGTAGTAGAACTATATTTATGTTTGTCTGTTTAGGTGAATTTGATGCCAGATAAATGCAGGAGAACAGACTCAGAAAAGGAAGGTGTGGTAAAAGATTATTTTCCAGTAGTGCTGTCAGGAATAGGATAACATGACTGCACATGTCCAGGGAGGAACAGAAACAGGTGATGGCTGACTGACAGGGGCACACAGATGGTGCGCAGCGGCACTGCTTCTGGGTATCGCGTTGCATAATCCACAACTAATAAAAAGCGATGTCTATGTACACTCCACTGAAATGGCCCGATGAGGTCCATGCCAATGCGTTCAAACAGGGCCTCCATTAATGGTAAGGGGTGCAAAGGTGCTTTTGGGACAGCTGGCTGGTTAACCCGGTCCAGGTATGACACACACCATCGGTGCACAAATCTTATCATATCCCACTTGCCCTGCCCTGGGCTTATAATGAGCCGCCTAGAAAATCATTTCCTGGTGGCTTTTAGGCACCAACAACTAGGTGTGTTCCTTCTCTGTGCGAGTGTCAACTCACTCAATAAAGCctattgttcttttttctcttgttttgcatgtcccgtttggttctttggCAATCGgaattgtctgaaggccaagaaagataagagataagagagataagataagatagaactttattaatccctcgggtgggttcctctgggaaattcgacttccaaaaaaagcacagcaacgagtCAGAACATGCTTCTGTCAGTTAGTTGGTGAACATTTTGTTTGTTGTCGTTTGATTAAAATTAAATACCATGTAAAAGCTTCTGCAGGTGATGTACAGTCAGTAAAGATTACCACAATTATTGTGAGACTTTGCCTCACCTGATTGTGTGAGTTATTGAGATCAACACAAGGTGTGAGTGAAAGAAGGCGTCCACgtccactgtgaacgaccatcCTTGAACAGAGGAGCTGGCTTACACCTGTCTGCCACCTATAATCTAGTTTTGAGATCCTCTCCTAGACGCCTTATCGCCCACTCACAGCTTTGACAAATGCCCAGCTGGGACAagcacatttactcagggcttTGATGATGTGGTGTTCTTCTGTTTCCCTGACGGCTGtatctgtggggatggtgttcacTCTGTGCTGGAGCGTCCTGTAGCATACGAATGTTTATTTTCACACTGACGTTTGAGACACTGCTCTGATAAACATAATCACAGGAATCTGTTATTCTGTCTGGAAACAGGAGTGGAGGATTTCACGAGGATGAAAATACACAGTTATTaactgttttatatattttgtttgttttgtgcctgtaaagtttagttttgctttgtgGACAGTCGTTGTTTGAGAGAtgctgtagaaggacagaatACCTGCACCGTGATCCAAGTACACTCGTAAAGGACTGACCCTCAGACAGGAGTTTGGATGTTTTACTAGTGTATGTTTTTTGTCATAATCTAATGCCCAAGATTGTTCATTAAAACTCATTCATATGCTGAATAACGTGCTTTGTTGGTTAGCGTTCTCTTATAAAGTTTATTAATAACTCCTGTCCCCTGGTCTGATAGTAGAAACATTTGTTTGGGCTGTAGCTTCACCtcttaaaacacaatttaatggGATATTCTTTACTGAcatctgaacacagaaacatgtTTTCAGTGCAAGAAATTCACAGAAGCAGTTTTAGTGAAGCTTTTTTATTCCAGCTTTCAGACAGCAGTCACACAGCCTTGGAATCCTTTACCCACATTTTTTCTTATATCAACTACAACAGAGTTTACGTTTAGTAAACTTATACAAGtataaaaaaatactttataGGTCAGATTTGTGGGTTTTATTGAGATGTGTTTCTCTCCATTTTAGACCTCTTTCAGCAGAAGGCCATAAGGACGGATGGCCCGTTTCACCATCTCCTGTTCTTTTTCCACCGGTAATCCAGCTGAGATGCGAACCAGCCAGTATTTACTGTCGTAGTGTTTCTCTCTATAAGTTGGGTTGATCCGATTCTGCAGAATCACTCTGTACTTCTTGCCATTATGAGCAGAGGTGAATATTCTGGAATAATGGATGGCCTCGTTGATGTAAGGAGTGGAATAAATCCCTCTGCCGTAGACTTGACCCGGGCCCGGCtgttaaataaaagtgaaacataatttacatttacagctACAATTTACTCTGGGCTAACCAGTAACACAGTTTTGTTGGAGACAATAATGCACTAACAGCAGTAATAATAAAATCGAACCTTGTAGAATCCTTCGATGATGCCCTCAGCACCTTCCTTTGACGTCCCGTGGTAGGACACGGGCCACTCCCCCGGCACTGACTGGGTGCTCCGGTACTGGGTTCCGAGCCATGCATTTCCATCATACTTGTCTAGGACCTAAAACATTTTCgtaaaataacaaaatgactttaaaaaacggAACAGCTTTGCAAAGTTTGGAGTGTTCAGGTGCAAAACTCAGAACAAAACCGTTGATCACCGTTGATGAATAAAGGAGCAAAAGCTATTAAAGCATGTTACTTTCTCCACAGGCGCCAGCGCTGAGGTGAGCTTTACGACTGGTGCTAAACTGGATGAACTGAGGGACTATGTTACTGATTTAGCATTACTGACGAATACTGTGATATATTTGATAATATCGATGATGACTGCCCAGATCTTTTACTGTGTAATGTAGTAGTACTGAAGTCAGTCATCTGTGTTTACCTTGATGGCAAAGCGTTGCCAACCACATGGACGTTCATACACCTCTCCACCTCTGCAATaggtctctgtgtctctcagcCCAGTGAAGTCGAAGTCAAACTTGCGGTCAAAGAATTCATCCTGATCGATGATATAAGTCTTTCCCCCTCTTGTCCTTTCATCAAATGTCAAGCTGGTGGAGCTTTCAGAAAGCTTTCCACCTTGGAGAACACTTTGAATCCTGGCAAAGTTGTTTCCTGACAGTGGGCTGTAAGTTAGCAGAAAAGGATGCAGGTTCAAAGCAGATTAGCCATTTCTTCATGTTATCCTCAACAGGCTGCTTTCTGTTATAGAGGTTAACAATCTCTGGGTGAAATTAATCTTTCTTAAATTAAGACTAAAAATCGAGACTCAGGGGTAGTTTAAATTTAATCCAGCATACGATGAACAATGTCgaaatttgaattaaaaaataacaaacacttAAGGTCCTAAGTCTCTACCTAGACCACTAAATAAAAAGACTAAATACATAAAGATAAAACCTGCATTCAGTTTTGATGACTAACAAGAGTGACATCAATCATATTTACCAGGTTTCATCGCCACCCAAGACCGCAGAAATGAGCtggtttgcagacagagttGGTGCTGCAGAACTGGAAGAGGCCAAGCCTTGGAAAGCTACACTGCGTGCTCCGGATCTGAAGTTACTTTTGCATTGCAGATTACACCCAACGCTTCAAGTGCTACCTCTCTGTCAATCATCTTGAATTGGTGTCTTTAAGCTGCAGCTGCTCACTTCTTCCTACAAATGCTCTGGCCTATGTGAAAACAGAGCTCATATTTATAACACCTACTGAGTGATGACgccatttgctttaaaaaagaaaaaaagcaggacATAATATTTTCCTCGTGAGACTAACGTCACTTCTCAGGAAGCCTAACGGACAAAGCTCGTGTCGTAACTCGAAGCCAAACCGTGAGAAGCCTCAATGTTGCATCAGGCCGCCATCAGTTAGGCTTTAACTGACAAAGGTGTGTCGTAACAGTTGGCATCCTTATCACTCATCATCCTTTGTCCATTATATCCACTTTGCCTCTCCCTCACATGAGCAATCTTGTCACATTCTGGCGAATTGATgagaaggacccaaaatgcagacacaaAGAACGTGGAAGAAAACTTGAATattaacaaaaagcgagccaTTCAATAAGGCTGGTAAAAAAGGTACAAAGAAAGGGCAAACTGAAGTAAACTGACatcaacctaaactgggagaactaaataaACAACAAGAAGAACCTAGACATGAACCATGCCATGGAAAACGTGGCATGAACAACAAACGACTTGACAAggaatgaacagaaacacacagactaaatacacacaagggtgattaggggaagtgggaacacacggggaaagAGCGGACACTGGTCTGAcataacgagacaaaggaagcaaagctgACTATACTGACAtaggacacagaccttcaaaatcctgctccttcCATCTAAAATCTCTGTTTGTAACCGATTTAAAGAACTGCAGCACAAAATTTTGCACAATGTGTAGATTTCTCCGTATATTTATAGTAAGTATAATATGGGAACATCTCCAAACTGTCTCAAGTGTAAGGTCAGAGTGGGCACTAGATTCCACTGCTTGTGGGAATGTGCTATTATCCAGTCACTTTGGAAAGAGGTCTGTGCCAATGTTAGTACAGCCATTGGTCATCAGGTGACAGAAACCCATTAATGTGTATATTGGGATATATTCCTGTCTCACTGGTACAACATGAGCATGTGATTCAGTCACTGTTAATGTTGGCCAGGAAAACCATTGTGTTGAGATGGGTGGGGGCTGAGCCTCCCTCCATTCCTCTATGGAAGTCGCTCGTCATTGAAGTTATGACTCTGATCAGGCTGGGACATTATGTTGATGGGAGCTCCCGAATTTTTGTGGACAAATGGAAGAAACCACTGGAAGCACTGGGTGTAACCTGTAAACTGGATCCTAGTGAACAACAATTATGGACATAATGTTGTAATATTCTAGTGCTGTGTAGTGTTATTATTTTGGATGTGAACCAGTCTTATATTTGTTGgggaaaaaagttaaataaaagtaaaaaaaaaaaccaaaaaaaaaccataaacatcaaaataaactaaaactcaaaacgctgtATCAACAGACCCAGGAACGTGACAAATCTACTACTAGACATGAACAACTCCAAGCTGTAAAAAGTATGAAGGCCAAACCTTTGTAAATATATGCAACCGTGAATCATATCAAGTAATTTTAAGCCAGAAATAACTTGACTATAACAAATTAAAAGCAGCCATCAGTTTGTAACAAAGTGGCTTTTAGATATCCTGGGTAAAACTTTTCATTGAAATCAAAAGAGGGCAAcagaaattaaaacaaatataaatttaCAGTTCTATAAACATACTTTAAGgaaccaaaaataacaaaatttaTTAGAACGTGGCTACAATTATGCAGTGCGGTAAAAATACTTGCAAGACTTGGCCCAACTCTGTGTACTGCATGTGTACAGTAGGCAGCCAGCTTATAAACAGCTAtaaaatgcttttcttttttcagtttagTCCTTTAGCAATCACCACAACAggtcatctgcctccatctgacCCCTATacctgtcacaccaaccccctTCATGTCCTCATTCTCTACATTCTAAATCTTTTCTGGGTTTGtcctcttttcttcctgcctagcagctccatcttcatcatcctttgtccaatatatccactCTGCCTCTCCCTCGCATGAGCAACCTaccattttgatgttttaatcTTTAAATGTCAACTGGACatttaaacatgctgctgttgttagaCGGCACCATAAATTCTACTAACAGAAAAGACTCTTATTCTGTTaatgcacagcagcagcagcctgttgATTCAAAGGTTTTATTTAGACATCGGctgcttttcactcattttcaatcCGGTCCTTGTACCTGCCCTTTTTCACAGGAATGCTGTGTTCGTTAacccacttaacactgacctgtgaatcattcaagcacaaGAAGGCTCCTAACTGAAGAGGTAAAGCTGTGTTGCATCCATAATAGACAACTTAACAAAGAAGcaattttcagtcatttctccGAACACTTTACCAGCAGAAAAAACATCATTTGTCCTCATTCTTATAgttcaatctaaaaaaatcttAAAGATCTACATTTCTGCACATAGAGAGAAGGGTTTCACTTCCTAACTTTAAGTGGTATTACTGGACCATCGACATAAAGcacattaaaatgtgtattaACAAACTACACAAGTCATAAATGACTTCAAACATAGTTTATCTGAGCACTGAAGTGTAATATATATGGAATAAATGTGAAACTCTTTTATGAAAAGAAAGACTTTCACAAGCTTGATAAATGTAGTGGCCGACTTTCAAGgtcaaaattaaaatgaagagagCAAAACTGGTGCCAAGAACTATGTAGTAGAACTATATTTATGTTTGTCTGTTTAGGTGAATTTGATGCCAGATAAATGCAGGAGAACAGACTCAGAAAAGGAAGGTGTGGTAAAAGATTATTTTCCAGTAGTGCTGTCAGGAATAGGATAACATGACTGCACATGTCCAGGGAGGAACAGAAACAGGTGATGGCTGACTGACAGGGGCACACAGATGGTGCGCAGCGGCACTGCTTCTGGGTATCGCGTTGCATAATCCACAACTAATAAAAAGCGATGTCTATGTACACTCCACTGAAATGGCCCGATGAGGTCCATGCCAATGCGTTCAAACAGGGCCTCCATTAATGGTAAGGGGTGCAAAGGTGCTTTTGGGACAGCTGGCTGGTTAACCCGGTCCAGGTATGACACACACCATCGGTGCACAAATCTTATCATATCCCACTTGCCCTGCCCTGGGCTTATAATGAGCCGCCTAGAAAATCATTTCCTGGTGGCTTTTAGGCACCAACAACTAGGTGTGTTCCTTCTCTGTGCGAGTGTCAACTCACTCAATAAAGCCTATTGatcttttttctcttgttttgcatgtcccgtttggttctttggCAATCGgaattgtctgaaggccaagaaagataagagataagagagataagataagatagaactttattaatccctcgggtgggttcctctgggaaattcgacttccaaaaaaagcacagcaacgaccgaagttacagttacagaattgttatatatatacacacacacacacacacacacacacacacacacacatatataaatacagagacaaatataaataaagtatacaaaggggataaatagaataaataggaataaaaataaaaatacaagtgaattgcacatttcaagtaatgagtctattgcactgttgactatttacaaaaagtattgcacaaaaggtattgcacagtgaggtgaagaggcactacagcttagttgttcccccctcctttgtcctcctgtttcccctccctctcccctccagagaggagttaaacagtctgatggcgtgtgggacaaaggagtttttaagtctgttagttcttgtcttggggagaagcaacctgtcactgaacagactcttctgattgtttatggccgtgtgcagaggatgtccagcattgtccataatgtccatcagtttctttaatgtccttttctctgccactgtcaccagagtgtccagcttcatgccgaccacagagctagccctcctgatcagtttctccagcctggatgagtccctctttgctgtgctgctcccccagcacaccacagcatagaaaagtactccagcaaccaccgactggtaaaacatcctcaggagcttcctgcagatgttaaaagacctcagcctcctgaggaagtacagtcggctttgggcttttttatacaggtgctctgtgttgcatgtccaacggatttattttaccaagtggatcatcacagCCTTGCTgcattggtccatttgattgactttTGTTAGTattatctatccatccatccactaccgcttatccttatcagggttcacaagttgcatgtctttggacggtgggaggaagccggagtacccggagggaacccacgcaaacacggggagaacatgcaaactccacacagaaagaccccggcctgatggtggaattgtatgggctcaaaatatggtcataaatattttgtacttgtaaatcggtTTTGTACTTGGTACtgtaaaaagatttgtatgtgtaaaaaaaatttgtgcgtgcgtaaaaaagatttgtatgtgtaaaaaaaatttgtgcgtgcgtaaaaaagatttgtatgtgtaaaaaaagatttgtgtgtggacttagccaaaaaaaaaccctgcaagtcacaactacgaattttgaccctatttttcttcctttaagctgattggtcaatgtcatgtcaatcacaaattaaacaatccaatcagagaacagatgggtttggctgtcggaggggcacttttttgaactgcaggtccttgaagggtgatacagtttgaagctggaggatctctatataaatatccgatagcagtTAGGTCCCCTtactagtgatggtaaatttgattctttttactgaatcgagtgttaatgagtcactcaccaaagtgaatcgggtgttttgagtcatttgattcactgagtcagttgatcAGAGAGtgcaaaattttacattttcactcaaacttaatttgtttcccttttcatgtaaatcctactgctaagatgaatgattaaaaaaacaacaacaactattttatagagcaaaaaagagcaaaaacatttttaaaattaagcaatttcctatcaaaattgcttaataaacatttattttgtttatttgtattttattagtattttccttaagtgtgtcaaatatatattttctcatctaaatgtccactgcgctgtgagccagggggcggtaatgcgcct
The Maylandia zebra isolate NMK-2024a linkage group LG7, Mzebra_GT3a, whole genome shotgun sequence DNA segment above includes these coding regions:
- the LOC143419304 gene encoding uncharacterized protein LOC143419304, encoding MYIPSGCLAPVARSGHFQGVLGPHTLGLTMPGAWFTLAQLAAGGPHGLVTAASCGFCISVGCNLQCKSNFRSGARSVAFQGLASSSSAAPTLSANQLISAVLGGDETCPLSGNNFARIQSVLQGGKLSESSTSLTFDERTRGGKTYIIDQDEFFDRKFDFDFTGLRDTETYCRGGEVYERPCGWQRFAIKVLDKYDGNAWLGTQYRSTQSVPGEWPVSYHGTSKEGAEGIIEGFYKPGPGQVYGRGIYSTPYINEAIHYSRIFTSAHNGKKYRVILQNRINPTYREKHYDSKYWLVRISAGLPVEKEQEMVKRAIRPYGLLLKEV